The following proteins come from a genomic window of Mucinivorans hirudinis:
- a CDS encoding Ni,Fe-hydrogenase III large subunit yields MKKNNITSLNYKDFVSESGQILGNEQWRCLAYFAHREGGGLSFYCLFADNKGDTKILSHYRDYYDVGNLVSSDISQLFVYEREISELYGVRFEGHPWLKPVRFPFNRQNIHSRIENYPFYDTTNPALHLVNVGPVHAGVIEPCAFRFICNGEKILHLEIALGYQHRGVEELIKTTNNRLRQICLAESIAGDSAVAHAVAMARLMNPATEQPHYVIALEMERIAMHLADIGALCMDVAYQLGQVACEALRTLVINTMQRWCGNRFGKGLIRAHGCHYPLTAELCEDIRAVLGEVIRRFKSVSHNILSTPTLLARFEEICVTTHQQAFQVGAVGMAARQAGLVRDGRMMNNAEFEPSIETSGDLMARLHLRIAEIEASYNIILTHLCPHVSEPPIYDFKLEPDSLLWGSVEGWRGEIVHVALTDSDGEIAQYKIYDPSFHNWIMLALSVRGAQISDFPVSNKSFNLSYCGNDL; encoded by the coding sequence TTGAAAAAAAATAATATCACATCCCTCAATTACAAAGATTTCGTTTCCGAGAGTGGTCAAATTCTCGGAAACGAGCAGTGGAGGTGTCTTGCATACTTTGCTCACAGAGAGGGTGGTGGCTTGAGTTTTTATTGCCTATTCGCTGACAATAAGGGAGATACAAAGATTCTTTCGCACTATCGCGACTATTACGATGTTGGCAATTTGGTGTCGTCTGATATTTCACAACTTTTTGTTTACGAGCGCGAAATTTCGGAACTTTACGGCGTTCGTTTCGAGGGGCATCCGTGGCTCAAGCCGGTGAGGTTTCCTTTTAACCGTCAAAATATCCACTCGCGAATAGAGAACTACCCATTTTACGATACCACAAATCCTGCTCTTCATTTGGTCAATGTCGGACCTGTACACGCGGGGGTGATTGAGCCGTGTGCGTTCAGATTTATCTGTAACGGAGAGAAGATATTGCATCTGGAAATTGCTCTCGGTTATCAACACCGCGGTGTCGAAGAGTTGATAAAAACGACAAATAACCGCCTGAGGCAGATTTGTTTGGCTGAGAGTATTGCGGGCGATTCGGCGGTGGCACACGCCGTGGCGATGGCAAGGTTGATGAACCCCGCCACAGAGCAGCCGCACTACGTCATAGCCCTGGAGATGGAGCGCATTGCGATGCACTTAGCCGACATTGGGGCGCTATGTATGGATGTGGCGTATCAGTTGGGGCAGGTTGCGTGCGAGGCGCTTAGAACATTGGTTATAAATACTATGCAACGTTGGTGCGGCAACCGTTTCGGCAAGGGTCTAATCCGTGCCCACGGGTGTCACTATCCTCTGACAGCGGAGCTATGCGAAGACATTCGCGCGGTGCTGGGCGAAGTCATCCGCAGATTTAAGTCCGTGTCACACAACATACTATCAACTCCCACTCTATTAGCGCGTTTCGAGGAGATATGCGTAACCACCCATCAACAGGCTTTTCAGGTGGGGGCAGTGGGTATGGCGGCTCGTCAGGCGGGCTTGGTGCGGGATGGGCGGATGATGAACAATGCTGAATTTGAGCCCTCCATCGAAACATCCGGCGACTTGATGGCACGCCTGCACCTGCGCATCGCGGAGATTGAAGCCTCCTACAACATTATTTTGACCCATTTGTGCCCACACGTTTCCGAGCCACCTATCTATGATTTCAAACTCGAACCCGACAGCCTCCTGTGGGGTAGTGTAGAGGGTTGGAGGGGCGAAATTGTCCACGTCGCCCTTACCGACAGTGACGGAGAGATTGCGCAGTACAAAATCTATGACCCCTCTTTCCATAATTGGATAATGCTGGCTCTCTCGGTACGAGGGGCACAGATTTCAGATTTTCCGGTCAGTAATAAGAGTTTTAACCTCTCCTATTGCGGGAACGACTTGTAG
- a CDS encoding sodium/hydrogen exchanger gives MNSSIPIALVSIGLLVFLSHLFASLFSKKMVPDVLLLIIVGVALGPITGVLSPANFGTVGPVFTTITLVVILFEGGTSMSLQTLKKVWKSTMSLTMSSLIVLVAAVTAIAYFFFDFSLLASLTLGAIMGGTSSAVVIPIVSKLKIGEETKTVLILESALTDVFCIVLALACIQTFIEGEINIGITIGTVISSFVLAIIIGVFGGLIWSNIITRIRNIQNSIFTTPAFVFVMYGVSELLGFNGAISALSFGITMANLDNFTSFIFRKLMGGEPHKLNDTELVFLREITFLLKTFFFVYIGISIVYDDTQSLLLGGVVTVVLYVIRLFIAKYRSPQSATLMDKSIISMISPKGLAAAVLATIPAMAGMPEGAAIKNITYAVVFFSIILTSLLIIANNKSRTLQNLYAAFFSYNFTKKQSLPTNNEKREDINS, from the coding sequence ATGAACTCATCAATTCCCATAGCCCTTGTCTCCATTGGGCTGCTTGTGTTTCTTTCGCACCTTTTTGCATCGTTATTTTCTAAGAAGATGGTGCCCGATGTGCTCCTTTTGATTATTGTCGGGGTGGCTTTGGGTCCGATTACCGGAGTGCTGTCGCCTGCTAACTTCGGAACTGTGGGTCCTGTTTTTACAACAATCACTCTGGTTGTTATCCTTTTCGAGGGGGGGACTTCAATGTCGCTGCAAACTCTTAAAAAAGTTTGGAAAAGTACTATGTCTCTCACAATGAGTAGCCTGATTGTGCTTGTGGCTGCCGTCACGGCGATAGCATACTTTTTTTTCGACTTCTCGCTTCTCGCCTCACTGACCCTAGGGGCGATTATGGGGGGCACTTCCTCGGCAGTAGTAATACCGATTGTGAGCAAGCTTAAAATCGGTGAAGAGACCAAAACGGTGCTTATACTCGAGTCTGCACTCACTGACGTATTCTGTATCGTGCTCGCCCTTGCCTGCATTCAAACCTTCATTGAGGGAGAGATAAATATCGGCATAACTATCGGAACAGTAATATCTTCCTTCGTATTGGCGATAATTATCGGGGTCTTTGGCGGATTGATTTGGTCGAATATAATCACTCGAATACGCAATATCCAAAACTCGATTTTCACCACACCTGCTTTCGTTTTTGTGATGTATGGGGTATCGGAACTACTGGGCTTCAACGGTGCTATTTCAGCTCTCTCCTTCGGCATAACGATGGCAAACCTCGATAACTTTACAAGTTTCATATTCCGCAAACTGATGGGGGGCGAACCTCATAAACTCAACGACACGGAACTGGTTTTCTTGCGTGAAATTACCTTTCTGCTAAAAACTTTCTTCTTTGTATACATAGGTATATCAATAGTTTATGATGACACTCAGTCGTTGCTTCTTGGTGGGGTGGTAACGGTGGTGCTCTATGTGATAAGACTTTTTATTGCCAAATATCGTTCGCCACAGAGCGCTACGTTGATGGATAAGAGCATCATTTCTATGATTTCTCCCAAGGGGTTGGCTGCGGCTGTGTTGGCTACGATTCCGGCGATGGCAGGTATGCCCGAAGGGGCTGCCATTAAGAATATTACATATGCCGTAGTATTTTTCAGCATCATACTCACCTCGCTACTCATCATTGCCAATAACAAGTCGCGCACCCTGCAAAATCTCTATGCCGCATTTTTCAGCTACAATTTTACAAAAAAACAGAGTCTACCCACCAACAACGAAAAGAGGGAAGACATCAACTCTTAG
- a CDS encoding Endoribonuclease L-PSP → MKKIIHTDNAPAAVGPYSQAILAGNTLYISGQIPVNPVTKTVPETIEEQTEQCLKNVEAILSEAAFTKNDVVKSTVLLADMADFGAMNEVYAAFYTGEKPARVCYGVVKLPLGVKVEIETIAYKE, encoded by the coding sequence ATGAAAAAAATAATCCACACCGACAACGCCCCCGCAGCCGTAGGACCCTACTCACAGGCAATCCTCGCAGGCAACACCTTATATATTTCGGGACAAATTCCCGTAAACCCCGTCACCAAAACCGTTCCCGAGACCATCGAGGAGCAGACCGAGCAGTGTCTGAAAAATGTGGAAGCGATTCTCTCAGAAGCCGCTTTTACGAAAAATGATGTTGTTAAATCCACTGTTCTACTGGCAGATATGGCTGATTTTGGGGCAATGAACGAAGTCTATGCCGCATTTTACACTGGCGAAAAACCCGCCCGCGTCTGCTATGGCGTTGTGAAACTTCCATTGGGAGTGAAGGTGGAGATAGAAACAATAGCCTACAAGGAGTAA
- a CDS encoding 4-hydroxy-tetrahydrodipicolinate reductase, protein MKVALIGYGKMGREIEKVLVSRAHEVVLTIDINNAQDFTAKNLRKADVAIEFSAPDAAFGNIVRCLEAGVPVVCGTTAWLSKLDEVIQLCKKNEGAFFYASNYSIGVNLFFKINRELAALMNRFSEYDVTLNEIHHTQKRDAPSGTAITLAEGIVENCERKTEWFMGPTRGATTYPEKLEVTAQRRSVVPGTHTIVWESPADTITIEHVAKNRSGFAVGAVVAAEFIVGKKGVFTMEDIL, encoded by the coding sequence ATGAAAGTTGCATTGATAGGCTACGGAAAGATGGGGCGAGAGATTGAAAAGGTACTTGTCTCGCGCGCTCACGAGGTTGTCCTGACGATTGATATCAATAATGCGCAGGATTTCACTGCCAAAAATCTGCGAAAGGCGGATGTGGCGATTGAGTTTTCTGCTCCCGATGCAGCGTTCGGCAATATTGTGCGCTGCTTGGAGGCTGGTGTGCCGGTGGTGTGCGGGACGACGGCTTGGCTGTCGAAACTCGATGAGGTTATTCAATTATGTAAGAAAAACGAGGGTGCTTTCTTCTACGCGAGCAATTATAGCATCGGCGTAAATCTCTTCTTCAAGATAAACAGGGAGTTGGCAGCTCTGATGAACCGCTTCTCGGAGTATGATGTTACCCTTAACGAAATTCACCACACCCAGAAGAGAGATGCACCGAGCGGTACGGCAATAACCCTTGCCGAGGGTATTGTGGAAAATTGTGAACGTAAAACTGAGTGGTTTATGGGTCCGACACGGGGTGCGACAACCTACCCCGAAAAATTGGAGGTTACCGCCCAGCGACGTTCGGTAGTGCCCGGTACCCATACTATTGTATGGGAGAGTCCTGCCGACACAATCACCATAGAACACGTGGCAAAAAACCGTAGCGGCTTTGCTGTGGGTGCGGTGGTTGCGGCTGAATTCATTGTCGGCAAAAAAGGGGTGTTTACAATGGAAGACATCTTGTAA
- a CDS encoding Signal peptidase I: protein MKKLKEIWANRKVRFTVVSILYVLWFVLWTQNLWWLLGLVVIYDYYFTRYIDKIYLNKYRAFKAKHRSAKMVLGWVEDLLYALVVVIPLKLYFFGMYVIPSSSMEHTLLIGDYIFVNRLHYGPKMPNTPLSFPFVQHTLPLTEDTPSWLDWIRYDYKRLWGYSTVKNDDVVVFNFPAGDTVALFQPNRTYYDLIREQGREAIYNQSKVIYRPVDKRENYIKRCVAIAGDSLQIKEGIVYINGKQQKDIPGIQYMYVVSTNGRQLGTMLFDEMGINTDDVQFNPNYNVYYIPLTEEMREKMTKVSEVTGVERYINYNKTSDAAFPHRPGLYPWNEDFYGPLWIPKAGVTITIDATNLPLYERIIKNYELNDLRMDGETIFINGKPTTEYTFKMDYYFMMGDNRHNSLDSRFWGFVPIDHVEGIASFIWLSITPGKSIFNGIRFNRIFNEIN, encoded by the coding sequence ATGAAGAAATTAAAAGAAATTTGGGCAAACCGCAAGGTTCGCTTCACGGTAGTGAGCATACTATATGTGTTATGGTTTGTGCTTTGGACGCAAAATTTGTGGTGGCTACTTGGCTTGGTGGTAATTTATGACTACTATTTTACGAGGTATATCGACAAGATTTATCTGAATAAATATCGAGCCTTTAAGGCAAAGCACCGTTCGGCTAAGATGGTGTTGGGATGGGTTGAGGATTTATTGTACGCTCTGGTGGTTGTAATTCCGTTGAAGCTGTATTTTTTTGGTATGTATGTGATTCCCAGCTCTTCGATGGAGCACACGCTCTTGATTGGCGACTATATTTTTGTTAATCGCCTACATTACGGACCAAAGATGCCAAACACGCCTCTTTCGTTTCCCTTTGTGCAGCACACGCTGCCACTTACCGAAGATACCCCCTCGTGGTTGGATTGGATTCGTTATGACTATAAACGGCTTTGGGGATACTCAACCGTAAAAAATGATGATGTTGTGGTCTTTAACTTTCCGGCAGGGGATACTGTGGCGCTTTTCCAACCGAACAGAACATATTATGATTTGATAAGAGAGCAGGGAAGGGAGGCGATTTACAACCAGTCAAAGGTTATCTATCGCCCTGTGGATAAGCGCGAAAACTACATTAAACGATGTGTTGCCATCGCCGGTGATTCGTTACAGATTAAGGAGGGGATAGTTTATATCAACGGTAAGCAGCAGAAGGATATTCCGGGGATACAATATATGTATGTGGTGAGTACCAATGGGCGGCAGTTGGGAACTATGCTCTTCGATGAGATGGGCATAAACACAGATGATGTGCAGTTCAATCCCAATTATAATGTCTACTATATTCCACTGACCGAAGAGATGCGGGAAAAGATGACAAAGGTGAGCGAAGTGACAGGCGTTGAGCGTTATATTAACTATAATAAGACATCTGATGCGGCTTTTCCTCACCGCCCGGGGCTGTACCCTTGGAACGAAGACTTTTATGGTCCGCTGTGGATACCCAAGGCAGGGGTAACCATAACGATAGATGCCACTAATCTGCCTCTTTATGAGCGTATTATAAAGAATTATGAGTTGAATGATTTGCGTATGGATGGCGAGACTATTTTCATCAACGGCAAGCCTACAACAGAGTACACCTTCAAGATGGATTACTACTTTATGATGGGTGATAACCGCCATAATTCGCTTGACTCGCGCTTTTGGGGATTTGTACCTATTGACCACGTGGAGGGCATTGCTAGCTTCATATGGTTGTCGATAACTCCCGGTAAATCAATATTTAACGGAATTCGTTTCAATCGTATATTTAATGAGATAAATTAA
- a CDS encoding transposase, whose protein sequence is MHNEDYKKLVGKETTYKTYSRYILTRNHLADFFASKYKSRDIILADISPKFVSDFYTFVRNNGDHSNNYSMKFVQRFRTIYNVALNNGWVSTDPFATFKFHFDKTERGCLTLEDVKMMLGKKMPSERLEAVRDVFVFSCWNTY, encoded by the coding sequence TTGCACAACGAGGATTACAAGAAACTGGTGGGCAAAGAGACAACCTACAAAACCTACTCGCGCTATATTCTCACTCGCAACCACTTAGCAGACTTTTTCGCCTCCAAGTACAAATCACGGGATATTATCCTTGCCGACATCTCCCCAAAGTTTGTGAGCGACTTCTATACCTTTGTCCGCAATAACGGCGACCACTCGAACAACTACTCAATGAAGTTTGTGCAGCGATTCAGAACGATTTACAATGTCGCCCTCAATAACGGATGGGTATCGACCGACCCTTTTGCCACCTTCAAATTCCACTTCGACAAGACCGAAAGAGGCTGCTTGACCCTCGAAGATGTCAAGATGATGTTGGGCAAAAAGATGCCCTCAGAGAGGTTAGAGGCTGTGCGAGATGTGTTTGTATTCAGCTGTTGGAATACCTATTAA
- a CDS encoding Error-prone repair protein UmuD → MTKFETIQIFAPDTESVAELPLSENGVSAGFPSPADDFMSLKLDLNRELIKNPSATFYARVSGDSMIDDGICNDDLLVIDKSVEPYDGCVAVCYIDGEFTLKHFENKGDHALLIPANKKYKPIRVTSDNDFMIWGVVRYVIKKV, encoded by the coding sequence ATGACAAAATTTGAAACTATACAGATATTCGCACCCGACACGGAGTCTGTGGCGGAGTTGCCATTGAGCGAGAATGGGGTTTCGGCTGGCTTTCCATCGCCTGCCGATGATTTTATGTCGCTGAAACTCGACCTGAATCGGGAGCTGATCAAGAACCCTTCGGCAACTTTTTATGCTCGTGTGAGTGGCGATTCGATGATTGATGACGGCATTTGCAATGACGATTTGTTGGTTATCGACAAGTCGGTTGAACCATATGACGGTTGTGTTGCTGTGTGCTATATTGACGGAGAATTTACCCTCAAACACTTCGAGAACAAGGGTGACCACGCTCTGCTCATTCCTGCAAACAAAAAGTATAAACCTATCCGAGTAACATCCGACAATGACTTTATGATTTGGGGCGTGGTGCGGTATGTGATAAAAAAGGTGTAA
- a CDS encoding Error-prone lesion bypass DNA polymerase V (UmuC) — translation MIFYALCDANNFFASCERVFNPSLNGRPVVVLSNNDGCIIARSEEAKRLGIKMGEPLFKARETIERHGVAVFSSNYQLYGDMSHRVMNTLKQFASAEIYSIDEAFLNFEGIPLETMQEYGKQIVRTVKRNTGIPVSLGIAPTKTLAKVASKLCKRYPKLEGCCLMYRPEDITKVLSTFPIGDVWGIGRRYSKMLKSHGVETAEQFRRLTPEWVKAKMSIVGLRTWKELHGEACIEFEHKTPDKQSITVSRSFAKELTEIEPLQEAISTFTAMVAEKLRKQHSVAGQMQVYIFTNYHREGSPQHYEGRLVQFLTPTESTLEMVKAASAALKELFRKGYGYKKAGVILYDIKPNTGIQATMFDEIDRPKHKALMQTIDTINAHHGRSTIKVGSEGEVHQNRNHTSPRYTTEWSDILVVKV, via the coding sequence ATGATTTTTTACGCACTTTGTGATGCTAATAATTTCTTTGCGTCTTGCGAGCGGGTGTTTAATCCCTCGCTCAACGGGAGACCTGTCGTTGTTCTGAGCAATAACGACGGCTGTATTATTGCACGGAGTGAGGAGGCGAAACGGCTTGGGATTAAGATGGGCGAGCCGCTTTTTAAGGCTCGTGAAACCATTGAGCGGCACGGCGTAGCGGTATTTTCGAGCAACTATCAGCTCTATGGCGATATGTCCCACCGAGTGATGAATACCCTCAAGCAGTTTGCCTCGGCAGAAATCTATTCAATCGACGAGGCTTTTTTGAATTTTGAGGGAATCCCGCTTGAGACTATGCAAGAATATGGCAAGCAGATTGTCCGCACAGTCAAACGTAACACGGGAATCCCCGTCAGCCTCGGCATCGCTCCGACAAAAACGCTGGCAAAGGTGGCGAGCAAGCTCTGCAAACGCTACCCGAAGTTGGAGGGTTGTTGCTTGATGTATCGCCCGGAAGATATTACAAAAGTTCTTTCCACTTTCCCCATTGGTGATGTGTGGGGCATCGGTCGCCGCTACTCCAAAATGCTTAAATCGCACGGTGTTGAAACCGCCGAGCAATTCCGCCGCCTTACCCCCGAATGGGTTAAGGCTAAGATGAGTATTGTCGGGCTGAGGACTTGGAAGGAGCTGCACGGGGAGGCTTGTATCGAGTTTGAACACAAAACCCCCGATAAACAGTCAATCACCGTGTCGAGGTCGTTTGCCAAAGAGCTAACCGAGATTGAGCCGTTACAGGAGGCTATTTCAACCTTTACGGCTATGGTCGCCGAGAAACTCCGAAAACAACACTCTGTGGCAGGTCAAATGCAGGTCTATATCTTCACCAACTATCACCGAGAGGGCTCGCCGCAACATTACGAGGGGCGTTTGGTGCAGTTTCTAACGCCGACTGAATCCACCCTCGAAATGGTAAAGGCGGCATCGGCAGCACTGAAAGAGCTATTCCGAAAAGGATACGGCTATAAAAAAGCAGGGGTGATTCTATACGACATCAAACCCAATACGGGTATCCAAGCGACAATGTTCGACGAGATTGACCGCCCGAAGCACAAAGCCCTGATGCAGACCATCGACACGATTAACGCCCACCACGGACGCTCGACAATCAAAGTCGGCAGCGAGGGAGAAGTTCACCAAAACCGCAACCACACCTCTCCACGCTACACCACCGAGTGGAGCGATATTTTGGTTGTGAAAGTGTAA
- a CDS encoding DNA topoisomerase III (Bacteroidales-type), with amino-acid sequence MKVIIAEKPSVAREIARIVGANRFKDGYYEGGDYAVTWALGHLVGLALPEAYGLQGFSRDNLPILPPVFTLVPRQVKGEKGYRPDMGAAAQLKVLKRLLDSCEKIIVATDAGREGELIFRFIYEYLGCAKPFDRLWISSLTEKAIREGLANLKCGAEYDKLYYAARARSEADWLVGINATQALTVAAGGGIYSLGRVQTPTLCMVCARYLEHREFKPQRFYQASITIGRDSDMVRLQSAERWFDKAQADEHYNRIKSATEATIEKVERKESIQEPPLLYDLTTLQKEANSKHGFSADSTLSIAQKLYEAALLTYPRTGSRYISEDVFAEIPALIASLKTHMLYGNYAASLTSPTRRSVDDKGVTDHHAILVTGNKPKDLSEKEQIIYDMVACRMLEAFSGRCIKDVTTIQAECSGLFFTLKGSIVKELGWRAVAPAKEGDEDVVIPQWCEGMVLPLHGCSLADGLTKAKPLHTEATLLAAMEGAGKEAEDEEARQAMKDCGIGTPATRAAIIETLFKRGYMERDRKSLLPTAKALSIYEIVKDMRIADVQMTGQWEAALAKIESGELRDDTFRKSIEVYTAQITEELLACGVRKDENRLPCPRCGTGRMNFYPKVVKCDNSECELAVYRTKGDKQLTEAQLRELIANHETGVIKGFKSKAGKSFNAGLSFDNDFNTVFVFEQKKKRK; translated from the coding sequence ATGAAAGTCATCATAGCAGAAAAACCGAGCGTAGCTCGTGAGATAGCCCGCATCGTGGGGGCAAACAGGTTCAAAGATGGTTATTACGAGGGTGGAGACTATGCCGTAACGTGGGCATTGGGACACCTTGTCGGGCTGGCACTGCCAGAAGCCTACGGTTTGCAGGGCTTCAGCCGCGACAATCTGCCCATCTTGCCGCCAGTCTTCACCCTTGTTCCGCGTCAGGTCAAGGGAGAAAAGGGCTACCGTCCCGATATGGGAGCAGCCGCACAACTAAAAGTGCTCAAACGACTGTTGGATAGTTGCGAGAAGATTATTGTCGCAACCGATGCAGGACGTGAGGGCGAGCTTATTTTCCGTTTTATATATGAATATCTGGGCTGTGCCAAGCCATTCGACCGCCTCTGGATTTCATCGCTCACCGAAAAAGCAATCCGTGAGGGGTTGGCAAATCTAAAATGCGGAGCGGAGTACGACAAACTTTACTATGCAGCCCGTGCCCGAAGTGAAGCCGATTGGTTGGTGGGCATCAATGCCACCCAAGCCCTAACGGTCGCCGCAGGCGGTGGTATCTATTCGCTCGGACGGGTGCAGACACCTACGCTCTGTATGGTGTGTGCGCGTTATTTGGAACATCGGGAGTTCAAGCCGCAACGCTTCTATCAGGCGAGTATCACCATAGGTAGAGATAGCGATATGGTTCGCTTGCAATCGGCAGAGAGGTGGTTCGACAAGGCTCAAGCCGATGAACATTACAATCGTATTAAATCCGCTACGGAGGCGACCATCGAAAAGGTGGAACGAAAGGAGAGCATCCAAGAACCGCCGTTGCTCTACGATTTGACTACGCTCCAAAAAGAGGCGAACAGCAAGCACGGATTCTCGGCAGATTCGACCCTCTCCATCGCTCAAAAGCTATATGAGGCGGCACTGCTGACCTATCCCCGAACGGGTAGCCGCTATATTTCGGAAGATGTTTTTGCGGAGATTCCCGCACTTATCGCCTCACTGAAAACGCATATGCTCTATGGAAATTATGCCGCATCACTCACTTCGCCGACTCGCCGAAGTGTCGATGACAAGGGTGTTACCGACCACCACGCCATTCTCGTTACCGGTAACAAACCCAAAGATTTGAGCGAAAAGGAGCAGATAATCTACGATATGGTTGCCTGCCGTATGCTCGAAGCCTTCTCAGGCAGGTGCATCAAGGATGTTACCACCATTCAAGCGGAGTGCAGCGGGTTATTCTTTACCCTCAAGGGCAGCATCGTAAAAGAGTTGGGTTGGCGTGCGGTTGCTCCGGCAAAAGAGGGTGATGAGGATGTGGTTATTCCTCAATGGTGCGAGGGAATGGTTTTACCGCTTCACGGCTGCTCACTTGCCGATGGACTCACCAAAGCCAAACCGCTCCACACCGAGGCGACCCTGCTTGCGGCGATGGAGGGAGCGGGCAAGGAGGCTGAAGATGAAGAGGCTCGACAGGCGATGAAAGATTGCGGCATCGGCACACCTGCCACCCGTGCCGCCATTATCGAAACGCTCTTTAAGCGAGGGTATATGGAGCGGGATAGAAAATCGCTGCTCCCCACAGCCAAAGCCCTCTCCATCTACGAAATTGTAAAAGATATGCGTATTGCCGATGTCCAAATGACGGGACAATGGGAAGCGGCACTTGCCAAAATCGAGAGCGGCGAACTGCGGGACGACACCTTTAGAAAGAGCATAGAGGTATATACGGCTCAGATAACCGAAGAGTTGTTAGCCTGCGGCGTTCGTAAGGACGAAAACCGCCTGCCTTGTCCGCGTTGTGGCACGGGGCGAATGAACTTCTATCCTAAGGTCGTAAAATGCGATAACTCCGAGTGTGAATTGGCGGTTTACCGCACTAAGGGCGACAAGCAACTGACCGAAGCACAACTTCGGGAACTTATCGCTAACCACGAAACGGGCGTTATCAAGGGTTTCAAAAGCAAGGCGGGTAAGAGTTTCAATGCGGGGCTTTCCTTTGACAACGACTTTAACACCGTTTTTGTATTCGAGCAGAAGAAAAAACGCAAGTAA